In Nocardioides dokdonensis FR1436, the following are encoded in one genomic region:
- a CDS encoding ABC-F family ATP-binding cassette domain-containing protein: MSSTRPVCVVSGLDVTWPDGGSALRELDLTLKRGRAGLVGLNGSGKSTLLRVLAGEMIPTAGHVSVTGEVGYLPQDLTADPTRPVADFLGIAATLEALRAIETGSTDQSHFDRVGDDWDVEERATAELDRLGLPARTLHRCLGELSGGEVTRLALAAVLLRRPDVLLLDEPTNNLDRAARARVHDLVATWPHTLLVVSHDRELLERVDRIADLREGVVRWYGGGWSAYVAQVAAEQEAAQQAVVTARAEVRRQRRDVVDAEQALARRRRVAAKAERTTGLGKAARDYLKGRAERSAASYRHVHADRLDTARTGLDRAEELLRDDTAIRVDLPGTEVRRGALVLSSRDLVLRTGTTVDTDLVGPERLALVGPNGCGKTTLLHTWAGLLAPRAGEVRVHVPVALLPQRLDVLDDAAPLAAEVARRNPGATPEQVRARLARFGFRGAAGDRLVGSLSGGERLRATLTALLLADPAPRLLLLDEPTNNLDLASYDALVTALAGYRGALVVASHDQAFLDDLGLEHTLDLGAPLVGGSTP; encoded by the coding sequence ATGTCCTCGACCCGACCCGTCTGCGTCGTCTCCGGCCTCGACGTCACCTGGCCCGATGGCGGCAGCGCGCTGCGTGAGCTCGACCTCACCCTCAAGCGCGGCCGGGCCGGACTGGTCGGGCTCAACGGGTCCGGCAAGTCGACCCTGCTCCGGGTGCTGGCCGGGGAGATGATCCCGACGGCCGGGCACGTCTCGGTCACCGGCGAGGTCGGCTACCTGCCGCAGGACCTCACTGCCGACCCCACCCGTCCCGTCGCCGACTTCCTCGGCATCGCCGCGACGCTCGAGGCGCTGCGGGCGATCGAGACCGGCAGCACCGACCAGTCCCACTTCGACCGCGTCGGTGACGACTGGGACGTCGAGGAACGCGCCACCGCCGAGCTGGACCGGCTCGGACTGCCTGCCCGCACCCTGCACCGGTGTCTCGGAGAGCTCTCCGGCGGCGAGGTGACCCGCCTCGCGCTGGCCGCGGTGCTGCTCCGTCGCCCCGACGTGCTGCTCCTCGACGAGCCCACCAACAACCTCGACCGGGCCGCCCGGGCACGCGTCCACGACCTCGTCGCCACCTGGCCCCACACCCTCCTCGTGGTCAGCCACGACCGCGAGCTGCTCGAGCGCGTCGACCGCATCGCCGACCTGCGCGAGGGCGTGGTGCGGTGGTACGGCGGCGGCTGGTCGGCGTACGTCGCCCAGGTCGCGGCCGAGCAGGAGGCGGCGCAGCAGGCGGTGGTGACCGCCCGCGCCGAGGTCCGTCGACAGCGACGCGATGTCGTCGACGCCGAGCAGGCCCTCGCCCGGCGTCGTCGGGTCGCCGCCAAGGCGGAGCGCACCACGGGGCTCGGCAAGGCCGCGCGCGACTACCTGAAGGGCCGTGCCGAGCGGTCGGCCGCGTCCTACCGCCACGTGCACGCCGACCGGCTCGACACCGCCCGCACCGGGCTGGACCGCGCCGAGGAGCTGCTGCGCGACGACACCGCGATCCGCGTCGACCTGCCCGGCACCGAGGTGCGACGCGGCGCCCTGGTCCTCAGCAGCCGCGACCTGGTGCTACGCACCGGCACCACCGTCGACACCGACCTCGTCGGCCCGGAACGGCTGGCGCTCGTCGGTCCCAACGGCTGCGGCAAGACGACCCTGCTGCACACCTGGGCCGGGCTGCTGGCCCCGCGCGCGGGCGAAGTCCGCGTGCACGTCCCGGTGGCCCTGCTCCCCCAGCGGCTCGACGTCCTCGACGACGCCGCCCCGCTGGCTGCGGAGGTGGCGCGCCGAAACCCGGGCGCGACTCCGGAGCAGGTGCGTGCCCGGCTCGCCCGCTTCGGCTTCCGCGGCGCGGCCGGCGACCGCCTCGTCGGCTCCCTGTCCGGCGGCGAGCGGCTGCGCGCCACCCTCACGGCCCTGCTCCTGGCCGACCCCGCCCCGCGGCTGCTGCTGCTCGACGAGCCGACCAACAACCTCGACCTGGCGTCGTACGACGCCCTGGTCACCGCCCTCGCGGGCTACCGGGGCGCGCTCGTGGTCGCCAGCCACGACCAGGCGTTCCTCGACGACCTCGGTCTCGAGCACACCCTCGACCTCGGCGCCCCGCTGGTGGGAGGCTCGACGCCATGA
- a CDS encoding DsbA family oxidoreductase: MRIEIWSDIVCPWCYIGKRRFETALAGFEHRDEVEVVWRSFQLDPGAPAVAAESIAEHLGRKYGGGPEAGQKMVDQMEAVAAEEGLVYRLGQAHRVGTADVHRVLHAAADHQQRGVLKEALLAAYFLEARNVAEHDVLTEIAVGAGLDEARVREVLASSEYADEVEADIAQAGAYGATGVPFFVIDSRYGIAGAQPAATFADALDRAWSDSHPAVEMVGAGTGQDGAVCGPDGCS, translated from the coding sequence ATGCGTATCGAGATCTGGTCCGACATCGTCTGCCCCTGGTGCTACATCGGGAAGCGCCGCTTCGAGACCGCCCTGGCGGGGTTCGAGCACCGTGACGAGGTGGAGGTCGTGTGGCGCTCCTTCCAGCTGGACCCGGGTGCGCCCGCGGTCGCGGCGGAGAGCATCGCCGAGCACCTGGGCCGCAAGTACGGCGGCGGCCCCGAGGCCGGCCAGAAGATGGTCGACCAGATGGAGGCCGTGGCCGCCGAGGAGGGCCTGGTCTACCGGCTCGGCCAGGCGCACCGCGTCGGCACCGCCGACGTGCACCGGGTGCTGCACGCCGCAGCCGACCACCAGCAGCGCGGCGTGCTGAAGGAGGCGCTGCTGGCGGCGTACTTCCTCGAGGCCCGCAACGTGGCCGAGCACGACGTGCTCACCGAGATCGCGGTCGGCGCCGGGCTCGACGAGGCGCGCGTGCGCGAGGTCCTCGCGAGCAGCGAGTACGCCGACGAGGTCGAGGCCGACATCGCCCAGGCGGGTGCCTACGGCGCCACCGGGGTGCCCTTCTTCGTCATCGACAGCCGCTACGGCATCGCGGGGGCGCAGCCCGCTGCGACCTTCGCCGACGCGCTCGATCGCGCGTGGTCCGACAGCCACCCGGCCGTCGAGATGGTCGGTGCCGGCACGGGTCAGGACGGCGCGGTCTGCGGGCCGGACGGCTGCAGCTGA
- the efeU gene encoding iron uptake transporter permease EfeU, translating into MLGNFLIGLREGLEASLVVSILIAYLVTSGRRHLLPRVWTGVALALGVCAALTVGLGLQARQLTFQTQEIVGGTLSIVAAGFVTWMVFWMATAARSMGAQLRGRVDATADGPAWGLVLVAVLAVGREGLETSLILWTNTRQATGDGVGERTSTPILAALLGIAVAAALGHLLYRGAISIDLTRFFTWTGALLVVVAAGVLAYGFHDLQEAGVLPGLRSYAFDVSGVISSSGWLGTLLKGVLNFSPQTTWLEAGVWVAYVVPVLALFLHRVRRPVPFAAAR; encoded by the coding sequence GTGCTGGGCAACTTCCTGATCGGACTGCGCGAGGGCCTCGAGGCCTCTCTCGTCGTCAGCATCCTCATCGCGTACCTCGTGACCTCCGGGCGACGGCACCTGCTGCCCCGCGTCTGGACCGGGGTCGCCCTGGCGCTCGGGGTCTGTGCGGCGCTGACCGTCGGCCTCGGCCTGCAGGCGCGCCAGCTGACCTTCCAGACCCAGGAGATCGTCGGCGGCACCCTGTCGATCGTGGCGGCCGGGTTCGTCACGTGGATGGTCTTCTGGATGGCCACGGCCGCCCGCTCCATGGGTGCGCAGCTGCGCGGACGTGTCGACGCGACCGCCGACGGCCCCGCCTGGGGGCTGGTGCTGGTGGCGGTCCTGGCCGTGGGGCGCGAGGGGCTCGAGACCTCGCTGATCCTGTGGACCAACACCCGCCAGGCCACCGGCGACGGGGTCGGCGAGCGGACCAGCACGCCGATCCTGGCCGCGCTGCTGGGCATCGCGGTCGCCGCCGCCCTGGGCCACCTGCTCTACCGCGGCGCCATCAGCATCGACCTGACCCGCTTCTTCACCTGGACCGGGGCGCTCCTGGTGGTCGTGGCCGCCGGCGTGCTCGCCTACGGCTTCCACGACCTGCAGGAGGCCGGCGTGCTGCCGGGCCTGCGGTCCTACGCCTTCGACGTCTCCGGCGTGATCAGCAGCAGCGGCTGGCTGGGCACGCTCCTCAAGGGCGTCCTCAACTTCTCCCCGCAGACGACCTGGCTGGAGGCCGGGGTCTGGGTCGCGTACGTCGTGCCCGTCCTCGCGCTCTTCCTGCACCGGGTGCGTCGTCCTGTCCCGTTCGCTGCCGCCCGATGA
- the efeB gene encoding iron uptake transporter deferrochelatase/peroxidase subunit → MSVGRISRRGLLGGSGAAVAGVAGGFALSREVEAAGGIDGTTTTYAFRGAHQAGITTPAQDRLHFVALDVTTESREELVALLEEWTAAAERMTRGAGAGPVGPVEGSYLLPPDDTGEAIGLGASGLTLTFGFGPGLFRDGEGRDRFGLADRQPEALRDLPHFPADVLDPRRSYGDLCVQACAQDPQVAVHAVRNLIRIGFGRVSVRWSQLGFGRTSSTSTSQDTPRNLFGFKDGTANVKAEEPAALDEHVWVAPEDDPDASWLAGGTYLAARRINMTMEVWDRQPLGDQEAFIGRAKGSGAPLSGGEEHTAPDFDMPGSNDTTVIAPDAHVRVVHPDAHGGARMLRRGYNFVDGTDDLGGLDAGLFFIAFVRDPRTQFIPVQNAMARNDALMEYLRFTGSALFAVPAGVAEGEHVGHALFS, encoded by the coding sequence GTGAGCGTGGGACGGATCTCCCGGCGCGGACTGCTCGGCGGGAGCGGGGCCGCTGTCGCGGGCGTCGCCGGCGGTTTCGCGCTGAGCCGTGAGGTGGAGGCGGCCGGCGGGATCGACGGCACGACGACGACGTACGCCTTCCGGGGCGCGCACCAGGCCGGGATCACCACGCCGGCCCAGGACCGGCTGCACTTCGTGGCCCTGGACGTGACCACGGAGTCCCGCGAGGAGCTGGTGGCGCTGCTGGAGGAGTGGACCGCGGCGGCCGAGCGGATGACGCGCGGTGCCGGGGCGGGTCCGGTGGGCCCGGTCGAGGGCAGCTACCTGCTGCCGCCCGACGACACCGGCGAGGCGATCGGCCTGGGCGCGAGCGGGCTGACGCTCACGTTCGGCTTCGGGCCCGGCCTCTTCCGTGACGGCGAGGGCCGGGACCGCTTCGGGCTGGCGGACCGGCAGCCCGAGGCGCTGCGCGACCTGCCGCACTTCCCGGCCGACGTGCTCGACCCGCGCCGCTCGTACGGCGACCTGTGCGTCCAGGCCTGCGCCCAGGACCCCCAGGTGGCGGTGCACGCGGTGCGCAACCTGATCCGCATCGGGTTCGGGCGGGTGTCGGTGCGCTGGTCCCAGCTGGGCTTCGGCCGCACGTCCTCGACGTCGACCAGCCAGGACACCCCGCGCAACCTCTTCGGCTTCAAGGACGGCACCGCCAACGTCAAGGCCGAGGAGCCGGCCGCCCTCGACGAGCACGTGTGGGTGGCGCCCGAGGACGATCCCGACGCGTCGTGGCTCGCCGGGGGGACCTACCTGGCGGCGCGGCGCATCAACATGACGATGGAGGTGTGGGACCGCCAGCCGCTGGGGGACCAGGAGGCCTTCATCGGCCGGGCCAAGGGCAGCGGGGCGCCGCTCTCGGGCGGGGAGGAGCACACCGCACCGGACTTCGACATGCCGGGCAGCAACGACACCACCGTGATCGCGCCCGACGCGCACGTCCGGGTCGTGCACCCCGACGCCCACGGCGGCGCCCGGATGCTGCGGCGTGGCTACAACTTCGTCGACGGCACCGACGACCTCGGGGGACTGGACGCGGGCCTGTTCTTCATCGCCTTCGTGCGCGACCCGCGCACCCAGTTCATCCCGGTCCAGAACGCGATGGCGAGGAACGACGCGTTGATGGAGTACCTGAGGTTCACCGGATCCGCGCTGTTCGCCGTGCCCGCCGGGGTCGCCGAGGGCGAGCACGTGGGACACGCGCTCTTCAGCTGA
- the efeO gene encoding iron uptake system protein EfeO, which translates to MRTHLTRPLLTALVLTTPLLAACTESTDAGSTADGPRAITVTSGEDDCQLSASRAPAGTVRFDVTNTGSQVTEFYLLAEDGLRIVAEIENVGPQATRQLVTHVAPGRYRTACKPGMSGEGIRGDFTVSASDQERDVSADEQQLVDRALAGYQGYVEDQSAQLVEKTRDFVALYEGGDDDGARALYPVARTHWERIETVAESFGDLDPKMDLREADLEPGQEWTGWHRIEKDLWPDRAEGYTPLTPRQRTAYAQDLLANTEQLDTEIQGLTFTVDQIANGSRGLLEEVALGKVTGEEEYWSRTDLYDFQANVDGARVGFEGVEPIVAEKDPQLAESLTTRFAALQELLDAHRDGDGFVSYDDLAPEEVKALADAVNALSEPLSRLTAAVLA; encoded by the coding sequence GTGCGCACCCACCTGACCCGCCCGTTGCTCACCGCCCTCGTGCTGACGACGCCGCTGCTCGCTGCCTGCACCGAGAGCACCGACGCCGGGTCGACCGCCGACGGTCCCCGCGCGATCACCGTGACCTCGGGCGAGGACGACTGCCAGCTCTCGGCGTCGCGAGCGCCTGCGGGCACGGTCCGCTTCGACGTCACCAACACCGGCTCGCAGGTCACCGAGTTCTACCTGCTCGCCGAGGACGGGCTGCGCATCGTGGCCGAGATCGAGAACGTCGGGCCGCAGGCCACCCGCCAGCTGGTCACCCACGTCGCACCCGGGCGCTACCGCACCGCCTGCAAGCCGGGGATGAGCGGCGAGGGCATCCGCGGCGACTTCACGGTGTCGGCCTCGGACCAGGAGCGCGACGTCTCCGCCGACGAGCAGCAGCTGGTCGATCGGGCCCTGGCCGGCTACCAGGGCTACGTCGAGGACCAGTCCGCGCAGCTGGTGGAGAAGACCCGCGACTTCGTGGCGCTCTACGAGGGCGGCGACGACGACGGGGCGCGTGCGCTCTACCCGGTGGCGCGCACCCACTGGGAGCGGATCGAGACGGTCGCGGAGTCCTTCGGCGACCTCGACCCGAAGATGGACCTGCGCGAGGCCGATCTCGAGCCCGGCCAGGAGTGGACCGGCTGGCACCGCATCGAGAAGGACCTGTGGCCGGACCGGGCCGAGGGCTACACCCCGCTCACGCCGCGGCAGCGCACGGCGTACGCCCAGGACCTGCTGGCGAACACCGAGCAGCTGGACACGGAGATCCAGGGCCTCACCTTCACGGTCGACCAGATCGCCAACGGGTCGCGAGGCCTGCTCGAGGAGGTCGCGCTCGGCAAGGTGACCGGCGAGGAGGAGTACTGGTCGCGCACCGACCTCTACGACTTCCAGGCCAACGTCGACGGCGCCCGGGTCGGCTTCGAGGGCGTCGAGCCGATCGTGGCCGAGAAGGACCCCCAGCTGGCCGAGAGCCTCACGACCCGCTTCGCCGCGCTGCAGGAGCTGCTCGACGCGCACCGCGACGGCGACGGGTTCGTCTCCTACGACGACCTCGCGCCCGAGGAGGTCAAGGCGCTCGCCGACGCGGTCAACGCCCTGTCCGAGCCCCTGTCGCGGCTGACGGCCGCCGTCCTGGCGTGA